Proteins encoded in a region of the Thunnus thynnus chromosome 8, fThuThy2.1, whole genome shotgun sequence genome:
- the LOC137187251 gene encoding growth arrest and DNA damage-inducible protein GADD45 beta-like yields MTLEEVIGSNSTEKKMETVSQALEELLVAAQRQDCLTVGVYESAKLMNVDPDSVVLCVLATDEEDEDDIALQIHFTLLQAFCCDNDINILRVSGMRRLAQLLEEETADSNGNEPRDLHCILVTNPPVQPMQCQALQDVSSFCEESRCRNQWVPCLELQAR; encoded by the exons ATGACTCTGGAGGAAGTCATTGGATCCAACAGCACCGAGAAAAA gatggAGACGGTGAGTCAggctctggaggagctgctggtcGCGGCTCAGCGGCAGGACTGCCTCACGGTGGGAGTCTACGAGTCCGCCAAACTCATGAATGT GGACCCGGACAGTGTGGTTCTGTGCGTCCTGGCCACcgatgaggaggatgaagatgacaTCGCGCTGCAGATCCACTTCACGCTGCTTCAGGCTTTCTGCTGCGACAACGACATCAACATCCTGCGGGTGTCCGGTATGCGGCGGCTCGCGCAGCTGCTGGAGGAAGAAACCGCGGACAGCAACGGCAACGAGCCCCGAGACCTGCACTGCATCCTGGTCACT AACCCTCCGGTGCAGCCAATGCAGTGCCAGGCCCTGCAGGACGTCAGCAGCTTCTGTGAGGAGAGCCGCTGCAGGAACCAGTGGGTCCCCTGTCTGGAGCTGCAGGCCCGCTGA